In a genomic window of Erigeron canadensis isolate Cc75 chromosome 5, C_canadensis_v1, whole genome shotgun sequence:
- the LOC122599102 gene encoding cullin-1 — MNERKTIDLEQGWDFMQKGITKLKNILEGLPEPQFSSEDYMMLYTTIYNMCTQKPPHDYSQQLYDKYRESFEEYITSTVLPSLREKHDEFMLRELVRRWSNHKIMVRWLSRFFHYLDRYFIARRSLPPLNEVGLTCFRDLVYQELNVKVRDAVISLIDQEREGEQIDRALLKNVLDIFVEIGMGQMEYYENDFEASMLKDSAAYYSRKASNWILEDSCPDYMLKAEECLKRESGRVGNYLHVSSEPKLLEKVQNELLSVYATQLLEKEHSGCHALLRDDKVDDLSRMYRLFSKIPRGLDPVSSMFKQHVTAEGTTLVKQAEDAASNKKAEKRDVVGLQEQVFVRKVIELHDKYLEYVNVCFNNHTLFHKALKEAFEIFCNKGVAGSSSAELLATFCDNILKKGGSEKLSDEAIEDTLEKVVKLLAYISDKDLFAEFYRKKLARRLLFDKSANDEHERSILTKLKQQCGGQFTSKMEGMVTDLTLAKENQSHFEEYLGNNPHVSPGIDLTVTVLTTGFWPSYKSFDLNLPAEMVKCVEVFKEFYQTKTKHRKLTWIYSLGTCNINGKFEPKTMELIVTTYQASALLLFNSSDRLSYQEIMTQLNLSDDDVVRLLHSLSCAKYKILLKEPNTKTISPTDYFEFNSKFTDKMRRIKIPLPPVDEKKKVIEDVDKDRRYAIDASIVRIMKSRKVLGYQQLVMECVEQLGRMFKPDVKAIKKRIEDLITRDYLERDKENPNLFRYLA; from the exons atgaatgaacGAAAGACGATAGATTTAGAGCAAGGATGGGATTTCATGCagaaaggaataacaaagttgAAGAATATATTGGAAGGTCTTCCCGAGCCACAGTTCAGCTCGGAGGACTACATGATGCTTTACAC AACGATCTACAACATGTGCACACAAAAACCACCACACGACTACTCCCAACAGTTGTATGACAAATATCGTGAGTCTTTTGAAGAGTACATCACTTCAACG GTCTTACCATCTTTAAGAGAGAAACATGACGAGTTCATGCTCAGGGAGCTTGTAAGACGGTGGTCAAACCATAAAATCATGGTGCGATGGCTTTCCAGATTCTTCCACTATCTTGATCGCTACTTCATTGCTCGAAGATCTCTTCCACCACTAAATGAAGTTGGACTTACCTGTTTTCGTGATCTG GTATACCAAGAGTTGAATGTTAAAGTTAGAGATGCTGTAATATCTCTG ATTGATCAAGAGCGCGAAGGAGAGCAGATTGATCGAGCTCTGTTGAAGAATGTTCTAGATATATTTGTTGAGATCGGAATGGGGCAAATGGAGTACtatgaaaatgattttgaaGCATCAATGCTTAAAGATTCAGCAGCATATTATTCACGGAAGGCTTCAAACTGGATCTTAGAAGACTCTTGTCCAGATTATATGCTGAAA GCAGAGGAGTGCTTGAAAAGGGAAAGTGGTAGAGTTGGTAACTATCTTCATGTCAGCAGTGAACCAAAGCTGCTCGAG AAAGTTCAAAACGAGTTGTTATCTGTCTACGCAACTCAATTGTTAGAGAAGGAACACTCTGGTTGTCATGCATTGCTCAGGGATGACAAG GTTGATGATCTATCAAGGATGTACAGACTCTTTTCAAAGATACCACGTGGATTGGATCCTGTATCTAGTATGTTTAAGCAG CATGTCACTGCCGAGGGCACGACACTAGTTAAACAGGCCGAGGACGCAGCTAGTAACAAGAAG GCTGAAAAGAGAGACGTGGTTGGCTTACAGGAACAG GTTTTTGTTCGGAAAGTGATTGAGCTCCATGACAAGTACCTGGAATATGTAAATGTTTGCTTTAATAACCATACCCTCTTCCACAAG GCACTTAAAGAAGCATTTGAAATATTCTGCAACAAGGGTGTTGCTGGTAGTTCAAGTGCAGAGTTACTTGCAACATTTTGCGATAATATTCTCAAGAAGGGTGGAAGTGAGAAACTCAGTGATGAAGCCATTGAGGACACACTTGAGAAG GTTGTAAAGCTGCTTGCTTACATCAGTGATAAAGATCTTTTTGCTGAATTTTATAG GAAAAAGCTTGCTCGACGGCTTTTGTTTGACAAGAGTGCCAATGATGAGCATGAGAGAAGTATTCTGACAAAGCTAAAGCAACAATGTGGTGGTCAGTTCACATCAAAGATGGAGGGGATG GTTACTGATTTAACATTGGCAAAGGAAAACCAGTCCCACTTTGAGGAGTACTTGGGCAATAATCCACATGTTAGTCCTGGGATTGACTTGACGGTTACTGTGTTGACTACTGGCTTTTGGCCAAGTTACAAGTCTTTTGATTTAAATCTTCCTGCAGAGATG GTCAAATGTGTTGAAGTTTTTAAAGAATTttatcaaacaaaaacaaagcaTAGGAAACTTACATGGATATATTCCTTGGGTACCTGCAACATTAATGGAAAGTTCGAACCAAAAACTATGGAACTCATTGTCACAACCTACCAG GCTTCTGCTTTGCTACTGTTTAACTCATCAGATCGATTGAGTTATCAGGAAATTATGACTCAGCTGAACTTGTCAGACGATGATGTTGTTAGGCTACTCCATTCTCTATCATGTGCAAAATATAAAATTCTTCTCAAGGAGCCAAATACCAAAACCATATCTCCAACCGATTACTTTGAATTTAACTCAAAGTTTACAGATAAAATGAGAAGGATCAAG ATCCCTCTACCTCCTGTggatgagaagaaaaaggtaatTGAGGATGTTGACAAGGATAGACGGTATGCAATTGATGCTTCTATCGTGCGAATCATGAAAAGCAGAAAAGTACTGGGATATCAGCAGTTGGTTATGGAGTGTGTTGAACAGTTGGGTCGCATGTTTAAA CCTGATGTAAAAGCAATAAAGAAGAGGATTGAAGATCTGATAACTCGTGATTATCTTGAGAGAGACAAAGAGAACCCTAACTTGTTCCGGTATCTGGCTTGA